The following proteins come from a genomic window of Acetivibrio cellulolyticus CD2:
- a CDS encoding S-layer homology domain-containing protein, translating to MKKRLLAFLVSVLVLVYPMAVFALGVNPPQVPAEPDIVKVALSSSSHVEGVIKSVTATVDTSNVADGTAITAQLVQSDGTTSVAGVSLASGTVSENVAVLTLSIPTGISAGSYKIKVNISSLNIYDNSTEYTISEGAQKKITSVAASSTSHVTGTQQSLNVTVVTENVGNGTSVAVALVEANGNAVSGVTAAVGTINSNNAILTLTIPGSVPAGSYKIKASTSTASNDSTAYTIISNTEDPAILSVSLSSSTQYAGIEGTVTVTVYTQQVVEGTEITVGLTNLDSENVGGVESVKTLLGSSNSASGKLVIPDTLDAGTYYIKVEIADPALVHNSTLFKVIQPIPVIDNISTEGANLHEDSISGSMVINGDYFSSIPEKNTIEIIDAVSGDVSATVIPDEASKTSMSFEIPDLIEGTYMLRVTVNSKSASSSETFEILAPSTTSGNDSGGIFGDTVPTLPTPTPILTVTPQAVIKIDKAAVESKISADGKAKAITFDLADISMGNKLVLESEAVDLILKEKVDLIIAANQVKLEIPVTLISSYIGSQLEINLTPVDTTVLETIPKNSMNNLTTSGPVYEIQLIAVSGTTQTVVTKFAAKVKIELAVEGIDITKVNTKKLAVYYLDETTMKWKFVGGKYDAATGKVSATTNHFTKFSVMEYNKSFADVSSTSWAKEYIELLAARNITEGIDANNFGPKGLVTRAQFATFLVKALGIETSEYTGKFSDVPDGKWYSLHVEAAERAGLVSGLGRGLFDPNANITREQMAVMVMNAYKYVNGTDIAVEAQKATVKFNDEDKFNGWGKASVYAAQANGIINGMPGNVYNPKDNANREQAARVIIGLLELLGEI from the coding sequence ATGAAAAAGAGATTACTGGCATTTTTAGTTAGTGTACTTGTATTAGTTTACCCTATGGCGGTATTTGCACTTGGGGTAAATCCTCCACAGGTTCCTGCCGAACCTGATATTGTTAAGGTAGCTCTTTCGTCCAGTTCACATGTGGAAGGTGTCATTAAATCAGTTACAGCTACTGTAGATACTTCAAATGTTGCCGATGGAACAGCAATAACCGCACAACTTGTACAAAGCGACGGAACCACATCAGTTGCGGGAGTCAGCCTGGCTTCCGGAACTGTCAGCGAAAATGTTGCCGTACTCACACTGTCAATACCTACAGGTATTTCAGCAGGAAGCTATAAAATAAAAGTGAATATATCATCACTTAATATCTATGATAATTCAACCGAATACACTATTTCGGAGGGCGCGCAGAAAAAAATAACTTCCGTAGCAGCAAGTTCAACAAGTCATGTTACAGGAACACAACAAAGTTTGAATGTGACAGTTGTAACAGAAAATGTAGGTAACGGTACATCTGTTGCAGTTGCTCTTGTTGAAGCTAATGGTAATGCTGTTAGTGGTGTTACTGCTGCCGTTGGGACAATTAACAGTAATAATGCCATACTGACACTAACAATTCCTGGCAGTGTTCCGGCAGGAAGTTATAAAATAAAAGCTTCTACATCTACGGCATCAAATGACAGTACAGCCTATACAATTATATCCAATACCGAAGATCCGGCTATACTTAGTGTTTCTCTAAGCTCCTCAACCCAATATGCAGGAATCGAAGGTACTGTAACGGTGACTGTGTATACACAGCAGGTCGTAGAGGGAACTGAAATTACAGTTGGTTTGACAAATTTGGATAGCGAAAATGTAGGTGGGGTAGAGTCTGTTAAAACTCTTTTAGGTTCCTCTAATAGTGCAAGTGGAAAACTTGTCATACCTGATACATTAGATGCAGGCACGTACTATATTAAGGTTGAAATTGCTGACCCTGCATTAGTTCATAATTCAACTCTATTCAAAGTAATTCAACCTATACCTGTGATAGATAATATCTCAACTGAAGGAGCAAACCTTCATGAGGATAGCATTAGCGGCAGTATGGTTATTAATGGGGATTACTTCTCCTCTATACCTGAAAAAAACACAATAGAGATTATTGATGCTGTTTCCGGGGACGTATCCGCAACAGTTATTCCAGATGAGGCCAGTAAGACTTCTATGAGCTTTGAAATTCCAGATCTTATTGAAGGAACTTATATGTTAAGAGTGACAGTTAACTCGAAGTCAGCCTCAAGCAGTGAGACTTTTGAAATTTTAGCTCCATCAACAACATCGGGTAATGATAGCGGTGGTATATTCGGTGATACAGTGCCAACTTTGCCAACACCAACACCGATTTTAACTGTAACGCCACAAGCAGTAATTAAGATTGATAAAGCAGCAGTGGAAAGTAAAATTTCTGCAGATGGAAAAGCCAAGGCTATAACATTTGATCTTGCAGATATTTCAATGGGCAACAAACTGGTTTTGGAATCTGAAGCTGTTGACTTGATTTTAAAGGAAAAAGTTGATTTAATAATAGCAGCAAATCAGGTTAAACTTGAAATTCCTGTTACACTAATATCCTCTTACATTGGATCACAATTAGAGATTAATTTAACCCCGGTTGATACTACCGTTTTAGAAACTATACCGAAAAATTCAATGAATAACCTTACTACGTCCGGACCTGTTTATGAGATACAACTGATAGCTGTATCCGGTACAACCCAAACTGTTGTTACGAAGTTTGCAGCCAAGGTGAAAATTGAACTTGCCGTGGAAGGCATAGATATAACAAAAGTCAACACAAAAAAATTGGCAGTATACTATCTCGATGAAACTACTATGAAATGGAAGTTTGTAGGTGGGAAATATGATGCAGCAACAGGAAAGGTAAGTGCTACTACTAACCATTTTACAAAGTTTTCAGTAATGGAGTATAACAAATCCTTTGCGGATGTGTCTTCAACCAGTTGGGCAAAAGAATATATTGAACTTCTGGCAGCAAGAAATATCACAGAAGGTATAGATGCTAATAACTTTGGTCCTAAAGGTCTGGTAACAAGAGCTCAATTTGCTACATTCCTTGTAAAGGCATTGGGCATAGAAACATCAGAATATACAGGAAAATTCAGTGACGTACCGGACGGAAAGTGGTATTCATTACACGTTGAAGCAGCTGAAAGAGCTGGACTTGTAAGTGGACTTGGAAGAGGATTGTTTGATCCTAATGCCAATATTACAAGAGAACAGATGGCTGTAATGGTTATGAATGCTTACAAGTATGTTAACGGAACAGATATTGCAGTTGAAGCTCAAAAGGCAACTGTTAAATTTAATGATGAAGATAAATTTAACGGTTGGGGTAAAGCTTCGGTATATGCTGCTCAAGCAAACGGAATTATAAATGGAATGCCGGGAAATGTATACAATCCAAAGGATAATGCAAACAGAGAACAAGCTGCAAGAGTTATTATTGGCCTGCTTGAGTTGTTAGGCGAGATTTGA
- the flgN gene encoding flagellar export chaperone FlgN produces the protein MDNSPEIYIERLIEASKKKYKCLQDIILLTMAQTEAINIEGMDGLKKLISDKQVKIDEINKIDEEFGVYFARLKQKLGINKLEEIKSSDLKGAKELQQTIGQIMELLKEINELEKHNNEKAKGFLNDLGAKIRQIKEGKKLSNAYSPGTGLRQPSYFIDKKK, from the coding sequence ATGGATAATAGTCCGGAAATTTATATTGAAAGGCTTATTGAAGCCTCAAAAAAAAAGTATAAATGCCTGCAGGATATAATTCTTCTCACTATGGCCCAAACAGAGGCCATAAACATAGAGGGAATGGATGGACTAAAAAAGCTTATAAGTGATAAGCAGGTAAAAATTGATGAAATAAACAAAATTGATGAAGAATTTGGAGTGTACTTTGCAAGACTCAAGCAGAAGCTTGGGATAAATAAATTAGAAGAAATTAAGTCATCTGATTTAAAAGGAGCAAAGGAACTTCAACAGACTATTGGACAGATAATGGAGCTTTTGAAAGAGATAAATGAACTTGAAAAACATAACAACGAAAAGGCAAAAGGTTTTTTGAATGATTTAGGAGCAAAGATAAGGCAGATCAAGGAGGGTAAAAAACTTTCCAATGCGTATAGCCCTGGTACAGGACTAAGACAACCATCATACTTTATCGATAAAAAGAAATAA
- the fliS gene encoding flagellar export chaperone FliS, whose amino-acid sequence MAINNAYDQYKENSVYTASPEELTLMLYNGLVKFLMQSQMGINEKNIEKANNCIIKAQNIISEFRCTLDMKYEISKQLELIYDYMNRRLIEANIKKDVTIVEEILGYARELRNTWEQAMKIARQQNAGASQIAK is encoded by the coding sequence ATGGCAATTAACAATGCGTATGATCAATACAAGGAAAATTCAGTATATACGGCAAGTCCGGAAGAGTTGACTTTAATGTTATATAATGGACTTGTAAAATTCCTTATGCAGTCTCAAATGGGAATTAACGAAAAGAATATTGAAAAAGCTAATAACTGCATCATTAAGGCGCAGAATATTATTTCGGAGTTTAGATGTACGCTTGATATGAAATATGAAATTTCAAAGCAGTTGGAACTTATATATGATTATATGAATAGAAGGCTCATAGAGGCAAACATAAAAAAGGATGTTACAATAGTTGAAGAAATATTGGGCTATGCAAGAGAATTGAGGAATACCTGGGAACAAGCAATGAAAATAGCAAGACAGCAAAATGCAGGAGCATCACAAATCGCAAAATAG
- a CDS encoding MSCRAMM family protein, whose protein sequence is MSFKKALALVLAILIICMPLNYSFAQVFVEFNVTRDGGTGTVTSAVYCDNEKDASGITVSFAVYDGIDQNGYLVDKTTGTTPDDVVNGFYRYILETFTFPINADNYQFRLNYFGPPQLPQPETQLTGTVYLPGDKTKYAGTGRVELYKVTNDYFTCVPINEDGTYRIAGLSAGSYKVYARPDDIQYCESLTSDFVIAEDGKNYGLTDLPLTLIAAQFSGSIFDANQQAVLGGGNHVEIRTVEGALIHEVMDNSNGQFAYYGLQPGNYSIMVFTGPDSKYMHSDEVPFQIGLDNKLANGPLTIILNERPPAQFSGTVYLPDGKTAYTSGGRVEVRTEYDYITDSQIKQDGTYSVGGLENGTYYLVAIPDMTVDYFKSSKTPIIIENGVLKSPSAPVNLSLTLPQFSGTVVMPNGTDSFTEGWIDLMTQEKCFDNVKIQQNGVFVVGGLTEGTYRIQARPYDDAGAVCKSNEVDITITGDKLTSPLGAIKLTMSTPQFTGYVKDPMNNPVEFTNVDIKDINGKYIDSLFVGKGGIFKVAGLTNGYYKMCAHAPKDSEYAASVEVEIQISGDKLVGNSPVLTLRKPQITGTIVDPKGAPVSYSNVEIKGIDVNYGTGEGTGENGVFKIAGLLDGKYSIRGTSWNTGFSPSAAVEITISGGKYTPPLGGLVLKLTQPQASGTVYLSDGITPEKYSWIEINDKDGKYIAGAQTNDKGVFNIGGLANGDYYLKAHPNWENQEYTVSNAFKITISGGTCSVVEISLILCEPQISGSVKEPLPSGKDVYCGYLEVKNDAGEWLPGVSIQNGKFALGSLIDDIYTIRAIPDSNSQYSASNQFTFKILGGDLDASYADGDYTGDSIVLTLQSAQITGTVIDPKGQPLKGGWVEVRSPDEKSGKYYGGANIGYDGKFRIAGLEDASYVLIAWPNSGTTFTSSKEVLVTISGGSYKAPEGGLKLTVGVPQIIGEVVAPDGTPEGNGFVEVMTADGYHVKGSGVDNMADFTIGGLKDGTYYLKAYPGDGSKYSASIETVVKIANGVYSGGTLVLKLTSAQLTGHVYEPNNTPVDNGWVCINKTTGEYVGGAQIQNGMFKIGSLKPGNYKVIAYPKDKSSYSESDAVGFTINTSGLYTGSEINLKLRSPQITGFVKGPIDGLESGNVMPYGFIEIKSGEKYICGTGVDYDGKFKISGLAQGTYKLIAMPGGETKYSPSAEVTVEIDSNGQFKGTSPLTINLTEAQINGTVKDPNNNISKFGYCEVNSAETGEWIAGTPVNQNGNFAIGNLKSGTYTLRVHPEYSESSNYSASKPITVVIGENGKCTYANNIVYAGNVDVKLTSIQLKGTVIKPDSNPLVKGWVEIQKDSGSNNWIWVGGTGLNSEGQFNIGGLSNGTYRMKAYPETLDSSYSPSAYIVFVVENEVVTKVGDSNYSGSVTVSLTQAQISGTITGPNSETIEYGWVEITNQAGAFVTGIGAKEDGSFSIGGLSDGTYKIKAYPGWKSSYTPSLSRTITISGQSYSGGALTLTLQNVQITGTVVDPGDIAVDWGWVELYNSNGQWVASTGVDENGKFRMSGLANGSYKIQAFPENGSDYAPSEKVDIVIAGGIMTSPASLKLQLEEPTMTGIVHRPDNTLAKGGWIEIGDETENWLVTIPINKDGTFKLPDLKPGTYTIQAFPKEGSPYAKSDVMTFTVDSDGNYTDEGSASIQAFDLQFNYPE, encoded by the coding sequence ATGAGTTTTAAGAAAGCTCTGGCCCTTGTACTTGCAATTTTAATTATTTGCATGCCTTTAAATTATTCATTTGCTCAAGTTTTTGTCGAATTTAATGTGACAAGAGATGGAGGCACTGGAACCGTTACAAGTGCAGTATATTGTGACAATGAGAAAGATGCAAGCGGAATTACTGTAAGCTTTGCCGTCTATGACGGTATAGATCAAAACGGTTACCTTGTTGATAAAACGACAGGTACTACACCTGATGATGTTGTTAATGGTTTCTACAGATATATCTTAGAGACATTTACTTTCCCTATAAATGCTGATAACTATCAATTTAGGCTAAATTATTTTGGGCCTCCACAGCTACCACAACCTGAGACACAACTTACTGGTACTGTGTATTTGCCGGGTGATAAAACAAAATATGCAGGGACAGGTAGAGTTGAACTATACAAGGTTACCAATGATTACTTTACGTGCGTACCAATTAATGAGGATGGCACTTATAGAATTGCAGGTCTTTCTGCCGGTAGTTATAAAGTATATGCTAGGCCTGATGATATACAATATTGTGAATCTTTAACATCGGATTTTGTAATTGCTGAGGATGGCAAAAATTATGGTTTAACAGACCTTCCTCTTACTTTGATTGCAGCACAATTTAGTGGCTCTATATTTGATGCAAATCAGCAAGCCGTTTTAGGTGGTGGAAATCATGTTGAGATTCGTACTGTAGAAGGTGCTTTAATACATGAGGTTATGGATAACAGCAACGGACAATTTGCGTATTATGGTTTGCAGCCTGGAAATTATTCGATAATGGTTTTCACTGGTCCAGATTCAAAGTATATGCATTCTGATGAGGTCCCATTTCAAATAGGCCTTGATAATAAACTTGCTAATGGTCCGCTAACAATTATACTTAATGAACGTCCACCTGCACAGTTCAGTGGTACTGTGTATTTGCCGGACGGAAAAACAGCATATACCAGTGGAGGCAGAGTTGAAGTAAGGACTGAATATGATTACATTACGGATTCTCAGATTAAGCAAGATGGTACTTATTCAGTCGGAGGACTTGAAAATGGTACATATTATCTTGTGGCTATACCAGATATGACGGTAGATTATTTCAAATCTTCTAAGACACCGATTATAATTGAAAACGGTGTGCTTAAGTCTCCATCGGCTCCAGTAAATTTATCCCTGACTCTTCCGCAATTCAGCGGGACTGTTGTTATGCCAAATGGGACTGATTCATTTACTGAGGGCTGGATTGATTTGATGACTCAAGAAAAATGCTTTGATAATGTAAAAATACAGCAAAATGGAGTGTTTGTTGTTGGTGGACTCACTGAGGGCACATACCGTATACAGGCAAGACCTTATGATGATGCAGGAGCAGTATGCAAGTCCAATGAGGTGGATATAACAATAACTGGAGATAAACTCACATCTCCATTAGGGGCTATAAAACTCACTATGTCTACACCGCAATTTACAGGTTATGTAAAAGATCCCATGAATAATCCTGTTGAGTTCACAAATGTTGATATAAAAGATATTAATGGAAAATACATAGATAGTCTATTTGTTGGTAAAGGCGGTATATTTAAAGTTGCAGGCCTTACAAATGGGTATTATAAAATGTGTGCTCATGCTCCAAAAGATTCAGAATATGCGGCATCTGTTGAAGTGGAAATACAGATTTCAGGCGACAAACTTGTAGGAAATAGTCCGGTTTTGACACTGAGAAAGCCTCAAATTACAGGTACAATTGTTGACCCTAAGGGTGCTCCTGTTTCATACAGTAATGTGGAGATAAAAGGAATAGACGTTAACTATGGAACAGGGGAAGGTACTGGAGAAAACGGTGTATTTAAAATTGCCGGTTTGCTGGATGGAAAATATTCGATTAGGGGTACGAGCTGGAATACCGGTTTTTCACCTTCTGCAGCAGTTGAAATTACTATTTCAGGCGGTAAATATACACCTCCTTTAGGTGGTCTGGTGCTCAAGCTTACACAGCCTCAGGCAAGCGGAACTGTATATCTTTCAGATGGAATAACACCTGAAAAATATTCATGGATAGAAATAAACGATAAAGATGGTAAATATATTGCTGGTGCACAAACAAACGACAAGGGTGTATTTAATATTGGTGGACTGGCTAATGGTGATTACTATTTAAAGGCACATCCGAATTGGGAAAATCAAGAATACACAGTATCAAATGCCTTTAAAATAACAATATCAGGAGGTACTTGTTCCGTTGTAGAAATCAGCCTGATTTTGTGTGAGCCGCAAATAAGTGGATCAGTCAAAGAGCCTCTGCCTAGTGGCAAAGATGTTTATTGTGGATATCTTGAAGTTAAGAATGATGCCGGTGAATGGTTACCAGGTGTATCAATTCAAAATGGAAAGTTTGCGCTGGGTTCTCTTATAGATGATATTTACACTATCAGAGCAATACCTGATAGCAATTCGCAGTATAGTGCATCAAATCAGTTCACTTTTAAAATCCTGGGCGGAGATTTAGATGCTTCATACGCTGATGGTGACTACACAGGAGATTCTATTGTTCTTACGCTTCAATCTGCACAAATAACTGGTACGGTTATAGATCCAAAGGGTCAGCCTCTAAAAGGCGGTTGGGTTGAAGTGAGAAGTCCAGATGAGAAGTCTGGTAAGTATTATGGCGGTGCAAATATCGGCTATGATGGTAAATTCAGAATTGCAGGGCTTGAAGATGCCAGTTATGTATTGATAGCATGGCCGAATAGCGGTACAACATTTACTTCTTCCAAGGAAGTTTTGGTCACAATATCAGGTGGTTCATATAAGGCGCCTGAAGGTGGGTTAAAATTAACCGTCGGTGTGCCTCAGATTATAGGTGAAGTTGTAGCTCCTGATGGAACACCTGAAGGTAACGGTTTTGTTGAAGTTATGACCGCAGATGGCTACCATGTAAAAGGTTCCGGAGTAGACAACATGGCGGATTTTACAATTGGTGGTTTGAAAGATGGTACATACTATCTCAAGGCATACCCGGGTGATGGATCAAAGTACTCTGCATCTATTGAAACCGTGGTAAAAATTGCAAATGGTGTTTACAGTGGAGGTACACTGGTGCTGAAATTGACTTCAGCACAGCTGACAGGACATGTTTATGAACCTAATAATACACCGGTTGACAATGGTTGGGTTTGTATAAATAAAACAACTGGTGAGTATGTAGGTGGTGCACAAATTCAGAATGGTATGTTTAAAATCGGTTCATTAAAGCCTGGAAACTACAAGGTGATAGCATACCCTAAAGACAAATCAAGTTATAGTGAATCTGATGCAGTAGGATTTACTATAAATACCAGTGGTCTATACACCGGAAGTGAGATAAACTTGAAACTCAGAAGTCCCCAGATAACTGGTTTTGTAAAGGGACCTATAGATGGTTTAGAATCAGGTAACGTAATGCCGTATGGATTTATTGAAATCAAATCTGGTGAAAAGTATATATGTGGTACCGGAGTTGATTATGATGGTAAGTTCAAGATAAGTGGACTTGCTCAGGGTACTTATAAGCTAATAGCTATGCCGGGCGGTGAAACTAAATATTCACCTTCAGCTGAAGTTACGGTTGAAATAGATAGCAATGGACAATTCAAAGGAACGAGTCCTTTGACAATCAACCTTACGGAGGCACAAATTAACGGTACAGTAAAAGATCCTAACAATAATATTTCCAAATTCGGATACTGTGAAGTTAATAGTGCGGAAACTGGTGAATGGATAGCCGGAACACCAGTCAATCAAAATGGAAACTTCGCGATTGGAAATCTTAAATCAGGCACATATACATTAAGAGTACATCCGGAATATTCAGAATCCTCCAATTATTCTGCTTCAAAACCTATAACTGTGGTTATAGGTGAAAATGGTAAATGTACTTATGCAAACAATATAGTGTATGCAGGCAATGTAGATGTAAAATTGACAAGCATACAGTTAAAAGGTACAGTAATCAAACCGGATAGCAATCCTTTGGTTAAGGGTTGGGTTGAAATACAAAAAGACAGTGGTTCAAATAATTGGATTTGGGTAGGAGGAACAGGTCTGAACTCAGAAGGTCAGTTTAATATAGGTGGCCTGTCAAATGGAACATACAGGATGAAGGCATACCCTGAAACTTTAGACAGCTCCTATTCACCGTCAGCATATATCGTTTTTGTTGTAGAAAATGAAGTGGTAACAAAAGTAGGCGATTCCAATTATAGCGGAAGTGTTACAGTATCATTGACCCAAGCACAGATTTCCGGCACTATTACAGGTCCAAACAGTGAAACAATTGAATACGGTTGGGTAGAAATAACCAACCAAGCTGGGGCTTTTGTAACTGGAATAGGTGCCAAAGAAGATGGAAGTTTCTCAATAGGTGGCCTAAGTGATGGTACTTATAAAATAAAGGCTTACCCTGGTTGGAAATCGAGTTATACTCCTTCACTATCAAGGACAATAACTATATCTGGCCAATCGTACAGTGGCGGAGCACTTACGTTAACATTACAAAACGTACAAATAACCGGAACAGTTGTAGATCCTGGTGATATTGCTGTAGACTGGGGTTGGGTAGAGTTATATAACAGCAATGGACAGTGGGTTGCAAGTACCGGTGTTGATGAAAACGGTAAGTTCAGGATGAGTGGTCTTGCAAATGGTTCATACAAAATTCAGGCTTTCCCTGAAAATGGTTCTGATTATGCTCCAAGCGAAAAAGTGGACATTGTTATTGCTGGAGGTATTATGACCAGTCCTGCATCGTTGAAGTTGCAGTTGGAAGAACCAACGATGACGGGTATAGTCCACAGACCAGATAATACACTCGCAAAAGGTGGATGGATAGAAATTGGAGATGAGACTGAGAATTGGTTGGTAACTATACCTATAAACAAAGACGGTACATTTAAGTTGCCGGACTTGAAACCGGGAACATATACAATTCAAGCGTTTCCTAAAGAAGGTTCTCCATATGCAAAATCGGATGTTATGACTTTTACAGTAGATTCTGATGGAAACTACACGGATGAAGGAAGCGCCAGTATTCAAGCATTCGATTTGCAGTTTAATTATCCAGAATAG
- a CDS encoding magnesium transporter CorA family protein, producing the protein MMEIYKTYDMAQQPVKIENIEKGCWINLVAPSEEELSCLEKSLNILPNFLRDPLDEEEKPRIDVEDNQTLLIVDIPYVYEDEKNLKFETIPMGILVMDEYVLTICNRESYLVDSFKNKKVKDFYTFKKTRFTLQILFMIAKDFLKYLRHIDKKTDDLEKTLHKSMRNRELFKLLELEKSLVFFTTSLKSNDVVMEKLLRGKYIKMYEEDQDLLEDVIIENKQAIEMANIYSTILSGMMDAFSSVISNNLNLVMKFLTTVTIVLAIPTMIASFFGMNVHLPWENNHYAFAYILATAVGLASVTSFVLYKKGMF; encoded by the coding sequence ATGATGGAAATTTACAAGACTTATGATATGGCTCAGCAGCCGGTTAAAATTGAGAATATTGAAAAGGGATGTTGGATTAATCTTGTTGCTCCCTCAGAAGAGGAATTGAGTTGTTTGGAGAAAAGTCTTAATATTCTTCCCAATTTCTTAAGGGACCCTCTTGATGAAGAGGAAAAACCTAGAATAGATGTTGAAGACAATCAGACATTGCTTATAGTTGATATACCCTATGTGTATGAGGATGAAAAAAACCTCAAGTTTGAAACCATTCCAATGGGTATACTCGTTATGGATGAATATGTTCTTACAATATGTAACAGGGAATCGTACCTTGTCGATTCATTTAAAAACAAGAAAGTAAAGGATTTTTATACGTTTAAGAAGACAAGGTTTACATTACAGATACTTTTTATGATTGCCAAAGACTTCTTAAAATATCTGAGGCATATTGACAAAAAGACGGATGATCTCGAAAAAACCTTGCACAAGTCTATGAGGAATAGGGAGCTCTTTAAGCTGTTGGAGCTGGAGAAGAGTCTTGTATTCTTTACTACGTCTCTAAAATCGAATGACGTCGTTATGGAAAAGCTTCTTCGGGGCAAGTATATTAAAATGTATGAAGAAGATCAGGATCTACTTGAGGATGTTATCATTGAAAATAAGCAAGCTATTGAAATGGCCAATATATATAGCACAATCTTAAGTGGAATGATGGATGCCTTTTCATCGGTTATCTCAAATAATTTGAACTTGGTTATGAAGTTCCTTACAACAGTAACAATTGTATTGGCTATACCTACCATGATAGCAAGCTTTTTTGGTATGAACGTTCATTTGCCATGGGAGAATAACCATTATGCATTTGCGTATATACTTGCTACAGCTGTAGGTTTAGCATCGGTTACAAGCTTTGTGCTCTATAAAAAAGGAATGTTTTAG